A genome region from Flavobacterium sp. includes the following:
- a CDS encoding TspO/MBR family protein, which translates to MNKIVKIIIALIICLAVGYSASTVTRPSVESWYPTIVKPVFNPPNWIFMPVWTILYIFMAIAAALVWDKIKVQTEKVKTALLFFLIQLTLNAIWSYLFFGLKNPLLALIEIILLWLMIYETYLKFIRINKISGYLLIPYLAWVAFAAVLNASIWWLNK; encoded by the coding sequence ATGAACAAGATCGTTAAAATTATAATAGCCTTAATTATTTGTTTAGCAGTAGGATATTCTGCAAGTACAGTAACGAGACCGAGTGTAGAAAGCTGGTATCCAACTATTGTAAAACCCGTTTTTAATCCGCCAAATTGGATTTTTATGCCGGTCTGGACAATACTTTATATTTTTATGGCGATAGCTGCGGCTTTAGTTTGGGACAAAATAAAAGTGCAAACCGAAAAAGTAAAAACAGCACTTCTTTTCTTTTTGATTCAGTTAACGCTCAATGCGATTTGGTCTTATTTATTTTTCGGATTGAAAAACCCTCTTTTGGCTTTAATAGAAATTATTCTTTTATGGCTTATGATTTATGAAACTTATTTAAAATTCATCAGAATTAATAAAATCTCAGGTTATTTATTGATTCCTTATTTAGCTTGGGTTGCCTTTGCAGCTGTTTTGAATGCTAGTATTTGGTGGTTGAATAAATAG
- a CDS encoding HAD family hydrolase — MKFKGIIFDLDGTLVNSLHDISDAMNKVLTALSYPTHDYDTYQYFIGSGLRNLVSKALPATNNSDDEIESCFECMVDEYTKICTLKTKPYEGIIELLEKLTSKNIKMAVFSNKADELTKKIATELFPKQFDTAVGLSTEELKKPNPFEAIEISKKWNLKPEEILFVGDSDIDMKTAVNANMFPVGVTWGYRTEEELKNSGAKVVINNASELVDIL; from the coding sequence ATGAAATTTAAAGGAATTATCTTTGATTTAGACGGAACTTTGGTCAACTCATTACACGACATTTCAGATGCGATGAACAAAGTACTTACCGCTCTAAGTTACCCTACACATGATTACGATACTTATCAATATTTTATCGGAAGTGGTTTAAGAAATTTGGTCAGCAAAGCTTTGCCGGCAACAAACAATTCTGATGATGAAATCGAAAGTTGTTTTGAATGTATGGTCGATGAATACACTAAAATCTGTACGCTGAAAACAAAACCGTATGAAGGAATTATTGAATTGTTAGAAAAACTGACTTCAAAAAACATCAAAATGGCTGTTTTCTCCAACAAAGCAGACGAATTAACCAAGAAAATAGCAACGGAATTATTTCCAAAACAATTCGATACAGCAGTTGGTTTGAGCACAGAAGAACTTAAAAAACCAAATCCGTTTGAAGCAATTGAAATCAGCAAAAAATGGAATTTAAAACCTGAAGAAATTCTTTTTGTAGGCGATTCTGATATTGACATGAAAACGGCTGTAAATGCCAATATGTTCCCTGTTGGCGTAACTTGGGGCTACAGAACCGAAGAAGAATTAAAAAACAGCGGTGCAAAAGTGGTTATTAATAACGCCTCGGAATTGGTAGACATTCTGTAA
- a CDS encoding diphosphomevalonate decarboxylase, whose translation MFTAADFIPNKYTSTIENGNFEWSAPSNIALVKYWGKKDNQIPANPSVSFTLNNCKTITKLGFEKRDTSTSLSVTNRFSFDLLFEGKPKEDFKPKIQKFLERVEVYLPFLKDYHFTIDTQNTFPHSSGIASSASGMAALAMNFMSLEKLLNPEMTDEYFYQKASFLARLGSGSACRSVKGNVVVWGNQENIEGSSDLFGVEFPYVIHENFKNYQDTILLVDKGEKQVSSTVGHDLMHNHPYAERRFEQAHENLDKLIAIFESGNLEEFIKVVESEALTLHAMMMTSMPYFILMKPNTLQIINAIWKFRRETQIPVCFTLDAGANVHVLYPENVSEKVLQFIQDELVVFCQNRQYICDKIGNGSIAL comes from the coding sequence ATGTTTACAGCAGCTGATTTTATTCCAAATAAATATACTTCAACAATCGAAAACGGGAACTTTGAGTGGAGTGCTCCAAGCAATATAGCATTAGTAAAATATTGGGGAAAAAAAGACAATCAGATTCCGGCAAATCCTTCGGTAAGTTTTACTCTGAATAATTGTAAAACAATCACAAAACTGGGATTTGAAAAACGAGACACTTCGACTTCGCTCAGCGTGACAAATAGATTTTCTTTTGATTTACTTTTTGAAGGAAAACCAAAAGAAGATTTCAAACCAAAAATTCAGAAGTTTTTAGAAAGAGTTGAAGTTTATCTGCCGTTTTTAAAAGACTATCATTTTACAATTGATACGCAGAATACATTTCCGCACAGTTCCGGAATTGCTTCTTCGGCATCCGGAATGGCAGCTTTGGCAATGAATTTTATGAGTTTGGAGAAATTGTTAAATCCGGAAATGACGGATGAATACTTTTATCAAAAAGCATCATTTTTAGCACGTTTAGGTTCAGGAAGTGCCTGCCGAAGCGTAAAAGGAAATGTTGTTGTTTGGGGAAATCAAGAAAATATTGAAGGAAGTTCTGATTTATTTGGAGTTGAATTTCCGTACGTTATTCATGAAAATTTCAAGAATTATCAAGATACTATTTTATTGGTTGATAAAGGTGAAAAACAAGTTTCGAGTACAGTTGGGCATGATTTAATGCACAATCATCCGTATGCTGAAAGACGTTTTGAACAAGCACACGAAAATCTGGATAAATTAATTGCCATTTTTGAAAGTGGAAATCTGGAAGAATTCATCAAAGTTGTAGAAAGTGAAGCACTTACTTTGCACGCTATGATGATGACATCAATGCCCTATTTCATTTTGATGAAACCTAACACGCTGCAAATCATAAATGCGATCTGGAAATTTAGACGAGAAACTCAGATTCCAGTATGTTTTACGCTTGATGCCGGTGCAAATGTGCATGTGCTTTATCCCGAAAACGTTAGCGAAAAAGTATTACAATTTATTCAGGACGAATTAGTTGTATTTTGTCAGAATCGTCAGTACATTTGCGACAAAATTGGAAACGGATCAATTGCATTATAA
- a CDS encoding Crp/Fnr family transcriptional regulator: MNPSLKKQILAIASFSEKEIEMIDNCFQYENFTAKEFLSEMGKTSSKIFFIVEGLARVYYLKDGKEITTYLSCDDGFIASYSSFINQSVSFENIQCIEDCEVLSITFEKMQFLYNEIPNWERVGRILAEQNYLCMADRVLKLQMIPAKEKYQTFLASAPAKIIQRTPLIYIASFLGITPESLSRIRQNIS, translated from the coding sequence ATGAATCCTTCTTTAAAAAAACAAATTTTGGCTATCGCTTCGTTTTCTGAAAAAGAAATTGAAATGATTGATAATTGTTTTCAATATGAAAATTTTACTGCTAAAGAATTTCTTTCTGAAATGGGAAAAACCAGCAGTAAAATCTTTTTTATTGTTGAAGGTTTGGCGCGTGTTTATTACTTAAAAGACGGAAAAGAAATTACCACTTACTTAAGCTGTGATGACGGTTTTATTGCATCGTATTCCAGTTTTATAAACCAATCTGTTTCTTTTGAAAATATCCAATGTATCGAAGACTGTGAAGTTCTTTCTATCACTTTCGAAAAAATGCAATTTTTGTATAACGAAATTCCAAATTGGGAACGTGTCGGAAGAATTCTCGCCGAGCAGAATTATCTTTGCATGGCAGATCGTGTTTTAAAACTTCAAATGATTCCTGCCAAAGAAAAATACCAGACTTTTTTAGCTTCGGCTCCAGCCAAAATAATTCAACGAACGCCTTTAATTTACATCGCCTCTTTTCTTGGAATAACTCCAGAGTCGCTGAGCAGAATCCGTCAGAACATTTCTTAA
- a CDS encoding glycerophosphodiester phosphodiesterase family protein, whose amino-acid sequence MLKIAHRGAKAYEPENTLQAFQKALDLNSDGIELDVHLSADGYIIVIHDETIDRTTNGKGEVNTFTLAELKSFLIDGKYQIPTLIEVFDLVDKKCMINIELKGLGTAPKVVNLIEEYISKKDWNYNQFIISSFDWNMLEETSNLNPNIPIGVLTEENLDTALAFAEKIKAKAINPDFNLLNAENVQKMQQKGFLVLPWTVNTKEDIQKAKSYNVNGIISDNPDKI is encoded by the coding sequence ATGCTAAAAATTGCACATCGAGGCGCCAAAGCCTATGAACCTGAAAATACTTTACAAGCTTTCCAAAAAGCCTTAGATTTAAATTCAGACGGAATTGAACTCGACGTTCATTTGAGCGCTGATGGGTATATAATCGTAATTCACGACGAAACCATCGATAGAACCACTAACGGAAAAGGAGAAGTAAACACTTTTACTTTAGCAGAATTAAAATCATTTTTGATTGATGGAAAATATCAAATTCCAACTTTAATCGAAGTTTTTGATTTGGTTGACAAAAAATGCATGATCAATATCGAATTAAAAGGCTTAGGAACTGCACCGAAAGTTGTCAACTTAATTGAAGAATATATTTCAAAAAAAGACTGGAATTACAATCAATTCATAATTTCAAGTTTTGATTGGAATATGCTGGAGGAAACATCGAATTTAAATCCAAATATTCCAATTGGTGTTTTAACAGAAGAAAACCTTGATACCGCTCTGGCTTTCGCCGAAAAAATCAAAGCAAAAGCCATTAATCCTGATTTTAATTTATTGAATGCTGAAAATGTTCAAAAAATGCAGCAAAAAGGATTTCTGGTTTTACCTTGGACAGTAAACACAAAAGAAGACATTCAAAAAGCAAAAAGTTATAATGTAAACGGAATTATCTCAGATAATCCAGACAAAATATAA
- a CDS encoding MBL fold metallo-hydrolase, which yields MKNIAKDVYQIPLFPRNAINCYLIEDVLIDAGIRSSAYTILKAIKDKTVNKHALTHAHADHQGSSKTICETLNIPLLCSEPEREFAENGNVITEYPNPNHLISKFQKNFWAGKGTPVSQTLKEGDQIGGLTVIETPGHSKGHLSFFREKDGVLIVGDVMTNMNLLTTKVGLHEPPHLFTSDQETNRKSILKLASLKPKILCFGHGPVLFNNGELEKFCSKLL from the coding sequence ATGAAGAATATTGCCAAAGACGTTTACCAAATTCCCTTATTTCCAAGAAACGCCATAAATTGTTATTTGATTGAAGATGTTTTAATTGATGCCGGAATTCGCAGTTCAGCATATACAATTTTAAAAGCAATTAAAGACAAAACCGTCAACAAACACGCCTTAACTCACGCTCACGCTGATCATCAAGGAAGCAGTAAAACAATCTGCGAAACTTTGAATATTCCGCTTTTATGCAGTGAACCCGAAAGAGAATTCGCCGAGAACGGAAACGTAATTACAGAATACCCAAATCCGAATCATTTAATTTCAAAATTTCAGAAAAACTTCTGGGCAGGAAAAGGAACTCCTGTTTCTCAAACCTTAAAAGAAGGTGATCAAATTGGCGGATTAACGGTTATTGAAACTCCCGGACATTCTAAAGGTCATTTGTCTTTTTTCAGAGAAAAAGACGGCGTTTTAATCGTTGGTGATGTTATGACAAATATGAATTTGCTCACTACAAAAGTTGGCCTTCACGAACCGCCGCATTTATTTACTTCAGATCAAGAAACGAATAGAAAATCAATATTAAAACTGGCTTCCTTAAAACCTAAAATATTATGTTTTGGTCATGGGCCGGTTTTATTTAATAATGGCGAATTAGAAAAGTTCTGTTCGAAATTACTATAA
- a CDS encoding tetratricopeptide repeat protein, whose product MNGETKILKNGAYAYLDYRGLVPHGHNFVTADFPRTLKELDSLYKKTNDIDYLSDKGYVLIIQKKYDEALNLYLNIEKTNPNRYSTASNLGTLYELMGENQKAYNWIKKSIEINPKSHNGSEWLHLKILEAKILNSSNLKGQFLINTNFGTAGSPETKLTKEEIEKLAKEIYFQVNERMSFIGPKDEIISILLFELGNLVQLIGEHENALRIYNKARVYGFDNDLIVARMVFSAQGKAAYYQGKTIEFGRKLKFLRETKKGIDLDYVYQIETGLIVLSIILFMVLIVFAVVFIKWKKLKKTISTS is encoded by the coding sequence TTGAATGGCGAAACCAAGATTCTTAAAAACGGAGCTTATGCTTATCTCGATTACAGAGGGCTGGTTCCTCATGGTCATAATTTCGTTACTGCAGATTTCCCTAGAACACTAAAAGAACTTGATAGTTTGTACAAAAAAACGAATGATATCGATTATTTATCTGATAAAGGTTATGTCTTAATTATTCAGAAAAAATACGACGAAGCTTTAAATTTGTATTTGAATATTGAAAAAACAAATCCTAATAGATATTCTACAGCATCAAATTTAGGGACGCTTTATGAGTTAATGGGAGAAAATCAAAAAGCTTATAATTGGATTAAAAAATCAATCGAAATAAACCCGAAATCTCATAATGGTTCTGAATGGCTTCATTTAAAAATATTAGAAGCTAAGATTCTGAATTCATCTAATCTTAAAGGGCAATTTTTAATCAATACTAATTTCGGAACTGCTGGCAGCCCTGAGACTAAATTAACTAAAGAAGAAATAGAAAAATTAGCAAAGGAAATTTATTTTCAGGTAAATGAGAGAATGTCATTTATTGGACCAAAAGATGAAATTATTTCTATTTTACTTTTTGAATTAGGAAATCTTGTACAGTTAATTGGAGAACATGAAAATGCACTTCGAATTTATAATAAAGCAAGAGTTTATGGATTTGATAATGATTTAATTGTTGCAAGAATGGTCTTTAGCGCTCAGGGAAAGGCAGCATATTATCAAGGAAAAACAATAGAATTTGGCAGGAAACTTAAATTTCTTAGAGAAACTAAAAAGGGCATTGATTTAGATTACGTTTATCAAATAGAAACAGGTTTAATCGTTTTGTCAATAATTCTATTTATGGTATTAATAGTTTTTGCAGTGGTATTTATAAAATGGAAGAAGTTGAAAAAAACTATTTCAACTTCTTAA
- a CDS encoding NAD(P)/FAD-dependent oxidoreductase, translated as MIKNFDIIIVGGGAAGFFTAINIAEKNPKLKIAILERGKEVLSKVRVSGGGRCNVTHACFEPNELVKFYPRGEKELRGPFHQFCSGDTIEWFEKHGVELKIEEDGRMFPVSNSSQTIIDCFLKATEKLGIKVLTGQSVQSIFKKENHWKIDTQTDNYATEKLVMATGSNPKIWEMLQEHGHAIVSPVPSLFTFNIKDSRIKELPGVAAQITVHVKDTKLESTGPLLITHWGMSGPAILKLSAWGARILHDKNYQFTIFVNWLNDVDTEDAEKILKDLKQEHAKKAVSKKSPFDFPNRLWESLVLASGIDSETKWADLSKNQLQNLTSQLTKAEFKVNGKSTFKEEFVTAGGIDLKEINFKTMESKIHENLYFAGEIVNIDAITGGFNFQNAWTSGFILAQNI; from the coding sequence ATGATCAAAAATTTCGACATAATCATCGTTGGCGGAGGCGCTGCAGGTTTTTTTACCGCAATTAATATTGCAGAGAAAAATCCGAAACTGAAAATCGCCATTTTAGAAAGAGGAAAAGAAGTACTTTCTAAAGTGCGCGTTTCTGGCGGCGGACGATGCAATGTTACGCACGCTTGTTTTGAACCCAACGAATTAGTAAAATTTTATCCTCGCGGCGAAAAAGAACTTCGAGGTCCATTTCATCAGTTTTGTTCTGGAGATACTATCGAATGGTTTGAAAAACATGGCGTCGAATTAAAAATTGAAGAAGACGGAAGAATGTTTCCTGTTTCCAATTCGTCTCAAACTATTATTGACTGTTTCCTTAAAGCAACTGAAAAACTAGGCATAAAAGTGCTGACTGGACAAAGCGTTCAGTCGATTTTCAAAAAAGAAAATCACTGGAAAATTGATACTCAAACCGATAATTACGCTACCGAAAAATTAGTAATGGCAACGGGAAGCAATCCAAAAATCTGGGAAATGCTTCAGGAACATGGACATGCTATTGTAAGTCCCGTCCCTTCCCTATTTACTTTCAACATCAAAGACTCCAGAATTAAGGAATTACCTGGCGTTGCGGCACAAATTACTGTTCATGTAAAAGATACCAAACTAGAATCGACAGGACCTTTGTTGATTACACATTGGGGAATGAGTGGGCCAGCGATTTTAAAACTTTCGGCTTGGGGCGCGCGTATTCTGCATGATAAAAATTATCAGTTTACAATTTTTGTAAATTGGTTAAATGATGTTGATACCGAAGATGCCGAAAAAATCCTAAAAGATTTAAAGCAAGAACACGCTAAAAAAGCAGTTTCAAAAAAATCTCCTTTTGACTTTCCGAATCGTTTGTGGGAAAGTTTGGTTTTGGCTTCGGGAATTGATTCTGAAACAAAATGGGCAGATTTATCTAAAAATCAATTACAGAATCTGACTTCGCAACTCACAAAAGCGGAATTTAAAGTCAACGGAAAAAGTACTTTCAAGGAAGAATTTGTAACGGCTGGCGGAATCGATTTAAAAGAAATCAATTTCAAAACCATGGAAAGCAAAATTCACGAAAACCTTTATTTTGCTGGTGAAATTGTAAATATAGACGCTATTACTGGCGGATTTAATTTTCAGAATGCCTGGACAAGCGGGTTTATTCTGGCTCAAAATATTTAA